From the Romeriopsis navalis LEGE 11480 genome, one window contains:
- the rpsC gene encoding 30S ribosomal protein S3, whose protein sequence is MGQKINPNGFRLGIIKEHRSKWFADGRKYPELLQEDHKIREFVTKNPQNLENLRKPGIADIKIERKADQIDLEIRTSRPGVIVGRGGSGIEVLRNALQKLVGDPSRQIRINVVEVARVDAESALIGEYIAEQLERRVSFRRVVRQVIQRAQRAGVEGIKIQVGGRLNGAEIARSEWTREGRVPLHTLRANIDYNYCTAQTVYGTLGIKIWVFKGEVIPGQELQEEVAPANQPRRRGNQRRRQQFEDRSNDG, encoded by the coding sequence ATGGGACAGAAAATTAACCCCAATGGCTTTCGCCTCGGCATCATTAAGGAGCACCGCTCCAAGTGGTTTGCTGATGGCCGGAAGTATCCTGAATTACTTCAGGAAGACCATAAGATTCGTGAGTTCGTTACCAAGAACCCGCAGAACTTGGAGAACCTCCGGAAGCCGGGTATCGCTGATATCAAGATTGAGCGGAAGGCAGACCAAATTGATCTCGAAATTCGCACTTCTCGTCCTGGCGTGATTGTCGGGCGTGGGGGGTCGGGGATCGAGGTGCTGCGGAATGCGTTGCAAAAACTGGTAGGCGATCCCAGCCGCCAAATCCGTATCAATGTGGTGGAAGTGGCACGGGTCGATGCTGAATCGGCGTTGATCGGTGAGTATATTGCCGAGCAACTGGAGCGTCGAGTTTCCTTCCGCCGAGTGGTGCGTCAGGTGATTCAACGGGCGCAACGAGCTGGTGTTGAGGGGATCAAAATCCAGGTTGGTGGTCGCTTGAACGGCGCAGAAATTGCCCGTTCTGAGTGGACTCGTGAAGGTCGTGTGCCGTTACACACGCTGCGCGCCAACATCGACTACAACTACTGCACGGCTCAGACTGTCTACGGGACGTTGGGCATTAAGATCTGGGTCTTCAAAGGTGAAGTTATCCCGGGTCAAGAGCTGCAAGAAGAAGTTGCACCAGCGAACCAGCCGCGTCGTCGTGGTAACCAGCGCCGCCGCCAACAGTTTGAAGATCGTTCGAACGATGGCTAA
- the rplD gene encoding 50S ribosomal protein L4, with the protein MVDCSVKDWKGGDKGSATLDLKVAKDETANAVVHRALVRQLANQRQGTASTKTRAEVRGGGRKPWRQKGTGRARAGSNRSPLWRGGGVIFGPKPRDYSVKMNRKERRLALRTALVSRAADLVVVEDFASNFDRPKTKDLIEALGRWGVEPGAKVLIIVGERDENVYLSARNVEKLRLISADNLNVYDMLHADQIIATEAAIAKIHEVYGND; encoded by the coding sequence GGGTCAGCGACGCTTGACCTGAAGGTCGCCAAAGACGAAACTGCCAATGCTGTTGTGCACCGTGCGTTGGTACGCCAGTTGGCCAACCAGCGTCAAGGTACGGCTTCGACGAAAACCCGTGCGGAAGTGCGTGGTGGTGGTCGCAAGCCCTGGCGTCAAAAGGGAACCGGTCGCGCCCGTGCGGGTTCGAATCGTTCTCCCCTATGGCGGGGTGGTGGTGTAATTTTCGGGCCGAAACCCCGGGATTACAGTGTCAAGATGAACCGCAAGGAACGACGTTTGGCATTGCGTACAGCGCTCGTGAGTCGCGCGGCGGACTTGGTCGTGGTTGAAGACTTTGCTAGTAACTTCGATCGGCCCAAGACGAAAGACTTGATTGAAGCGCTCGGTCGTTGGGGCGTTGAGCCCGGTGCGAAAGTGTTGATCATCGTCGGTGAGCGGGACGAGAACGTCTATCTCTCCGCTCGTAATGTTGAAAAGTTGCGCCTCATCTCGGCGGATAACTTGAACGTTTACGATATGCTGCACGCCGACCAAATCATTGCGACTGAAGCGGCGATCGCCAAGATTCATGAGGTGTACGGTAATGACTAA
- the rplB gene encoding 50S ribosomal protein L2 — protein MGIRSYKPLTPGTRDRSVSDFAEITKTTPEKSLTVSVHRKKGRNNRGVITCRHRGGGHKKLYRIIDFKRDKRNVDGKIVAIEYDPFRNARIALVNYVDGEKRYILHPVGLKVGSVIRAGEDAPFEVGNALPLKAIPLGTTIHNIELQPGKGGQMARAAGASAQVAAKEGDYVTLKLPSTEVRLIHRECYATIGQVGNTEHRNLTMGKAGRTRHKGRRPQVRGSVMNPVDHPHGGGEGRAPIGRSGPVTPWGKPALGKKTRNKKKLSSKYIVRRRRKSSKRGRGGRES, from the coding sequence ATGGGCATTCGTAGTTATAAGCCGTTAACCCCGGGTACTCGTGATCGCAGCGTTTCTGACTTCGCTGAGATTACGAAAACCACACCGGAAAAATCCCTGACGGTTTCCGTCCATCGGAAGAAAGGCCGGAATAACCGGGGTGTAATTACTTGTCGTCACCGTGGTGGTGGTCACAAGAAGCTGTATCGGATAATCGATTTCAAGCGTGATAAGCGCAATGTTGACGGCAAGATCGTTGCGATTGAGTACGATCCGTTCCGCAATGCGCGGATCGCTCTGGTCAACTATGTTGACGGTGAAAAGCGCTATATCCTTCATCCCGTGGGATTGAAGGTTGGTTCGGTGATTCGAGCGGGTGAAGATGCCCCGTTTGAAGTGGGTAATGCGCTGCCATTGAAGGCAATTCCCCTGGGTACGACAATTCATAATATTGAGTTGCAACCGGGTAAAGGTGGTCAAATGGCCCGGGCCGCTGGTGCTTCGGCTCAAGTGGCGGCGAAAGAAGGTGACTACGTCACCCTCAAGCTGCCATCGACGGAAGTGCGTCTGATTCACCGTGAGTGCTATGCCACGATCGGTCAGGTCGGCAACACTGAGCACCGCAACTTGACCATGGGTAAAGCCGGTCGGACACGTCATAAAGGCCGTCGTCCCCAGGTCCGTGGTAGTGTGATGAACCCCGTTGACCACCCCCATGGTGGTGGTGAAGGTCGCGCACCGATCGGTCGATCGGGTCCTGTGACCCCTTGGGGTAAGCCTGCGTTGGGTAAAAAGACCCGCAACAAGAAAAAGTTGAGCAGCAAGTATATTGTGCGTCGTCGTCGTAAGTCTTCCAAGCGGGGACGCGGCGGTCGCGAGTCTTAA
- the rplV gene encoding 50S ribosomal protein L22 → MATATREVKATAKYIRMSPRKVRRVLDQIRGRSYRDALILLEFMPYRSCEPILKALRSAAANAENNEGMDRASLTISTAYADMGPSLKRFRPRAQGRAFQIRKPTCHITVAVTDGTEA, encoded by the coding sequence ATGGCAACTGCAACAAGAGAAGTTAAAGCCACAGCGAAGTACATTCGGATGTCTCCCCGCAAGGTGCGCCGAGTGTTGGACCAAATTCGAGGCCGTTCTTACCGGGATGCGCTAATTTTGCTCGAGTTTATGCCCTACCGCTCCTGTGAGCCAATTTTGAAAGCCCTCCGTTCGGCTGCCGCTAACGCGGAGAACAACGAAGGTATGGACCGCGCCAGCTTGACCATTTCGACGGCCTATGCCGATATGGGTCCGAGCTTAAAACGATTCCGCCCCCGGGCGCAGGGTCGTGCGTTTCAGATTCGTAAACCCACTTGCCATATCACCGTGGCAGTGACCGACGGTACAGAGGCTTAA
- the rpsS gene encoding 30S ribosomal protein S19, translating into MARSLKKGPFVADHLLKKVETAREKGDNSVIKTWSRASTILPNMIGMTFGVHNGRTHVPVFVSEQMVGHKLGEFAPTRTFRGHGTDKKGRR; encoded by the coding sequence ATGGCACGTTCACTCAAGAAAGGTCCCTTTGTTGCTGATCACCTCCTCAAAAAGGTGGAGACAGCGCGTGAAAAAGGCGACAACTCAGTCATCAAGACATGGTCCCGGGCATCGACAATTTTGCCTAACATGATCGGTATGACATTCGGTGTCCACAACGGCAGAACCCACGTACCGGTTTTTGTCTCGGAGCAAATGGTGGGTCACAAGTTGGGCGAATTCGCACCGACTCGGACCTTCCGCGGACACGGTACTGATAAGAAGGGCCGTCGTTAA
- a CDS encoding 50S ribosomal protein L23, with amino-acid sequence MTKTIDQRQLADIVYRPIITEKATMSLENNHYTFEVDPRADKTEIRAAIEYLFNVKVIGISTHKPPRKKKRVGKYMGYKPGVKRAVVKLAEGDSIPLFPES; translated from the coding sequence ATGACTAAGACAATTGATCAACGCCAATTGGCGGACATCGTTTATCGCCCGATCATTACTGAGAAAGCGACGATGTCGTTGGAGAACAACCATTACACCTTTGAGGTTGATCCCCGCGCTGACAAGACTGAAATCCGAGCGGCGATTGAATATCTGTTCAACGTCAAGGTGATTGGTATCAGCACCCACAAGCCACCCCGCAAGAAAAAGCGAGTCGGCAAGTACATGGGTTACAAGCCTGGTGTGAAGCGCGCTGTGGTCAAATTGGCCGAAGGCGATTCCATTCCGTTGTTCCCCGAAAGTTAG